The Ornithinimicrobium sufpigmenti genome includes the window CGACGAGGCGACGAGGGTGAGGCACCCCGGTCAGCGGTCGCCGAAGCGCTCGAGCAGCTGGTGCACCTGGTTGGCGCCCAGCCCCCGCACCCGCCTGCTCTCGGAGATCCCGATCTCCTCCATCACCTGCTTGGCCCGGACGCGCCCCACCCCCGGCAGCGACTCCAGCAGCGCCGAGACCTTCATCTTGCCGACCACGTCGTTCTCCTTGCCGGCGGCGATGACCTCCTTGAGGGAGCCTTGGGAGTTCTTCAGGCGGTTCTTGACCTCTGCTCGCTCGCGGCGGGCCGCCGCGGCCTTGGCGAGCGCGTCGGCTCGTTGCTCGGGCGTCAGCTCGGGAAGTGCCACTGTCCTTCTCCTCGTCGCGTCGGCGCAGCCGGTCTGCGTCCTCGCAGCGAACATAGCGATCCGGGGAGGAAGGTGCCAACCGGTCGCCGTCCCCCCGTCGGGACAGGAGTCGGGCGGCGTCGCGGCTCGTCATGCCGCCAGGGCGGTGCGCAGCCGGTCGGTCCAGCGCTGGATGGCGGACTCCAGGGCCGCGGCGTCCGGACCGGCACCCAGCACGCCCCGGCTGATCGGCACCAGGACGCGCTCGGTGAGCCCGGCGAAGGTGCGGGCGACGTCGTGCTCGTCGGCCCCCTGAGCGCCCACCCCCGGGCTCAGGACCGGGGCCCGCGAGGCGGCCAGGTCCAGGCCCAGCTCGGTCGGGGTCCGGGGCAGTGTCGCCCCCACGACCAGCCCCACGTGCCCGCAATTTGTCGCTGCCGCGTTGTCGCGCGCCACCTGTTCGACGATGCGGGCCGCGACGGTGGGCTCGCCGGCGAACTGCACCTCGGCACCCTCGGGGTTGGAGGTCAGCCCCAGCACCCACACGCCACGGCCAGTCTCCGCGGCCAGGTCCAGCGCGGGGCGCAGCGAGCCGTAA containing:
- the mihF gene encoding integration host factor, actinobacterial type; its protein translation is MALPELTPEQRADALAKAAAARRERAEVKNRLKNSQGSLKEVIAAGKENDVVGKMKVSALLESLPGVGRVRAKQVMEEIGISESRRVRGLGANQVHQLLERFGDR
- the pyrF gene encoding orotidine-5'-phosphate decarboxylase, translated to MTTPEPRPGRQPFGERLVDQIQQWGPLCVGLDPHPHLLADWGLPDTPEGLRTFSLGVLDAAHDRCAAVKPQSAFYERHGSAGVAVLEEVLAGSRERGLLSVLDAKRGDIGSTMGGYAQAYLQDGAPLAADSVTLSPYLGYGSLRPALDLAAETGRGVWVLGLTSNPEGAEVQFAGEPTVAARIVEQVARDNAAATNCGHVGLVVGATLPRTPTELGLDLAASRAPVLSPGVGAQGADEHDVARTFAGLTERVLVPISRGVLGAGPDAAALESAIQRWTDRLRTALAA